The proteins below come from a single Streptococcus porcinus genomic window:
- the dltA gene encoding D-alanine--poly(phosphoribitol) ligase subunit DltA, protein MIKDMIERIEELAVLQKDYPVYNCMGECHTYGDLKRDSDSIANYISQMQLEAGSPVLVFGAQTYDMIATFVALTKAGHAYIPVDVHSAPERVSDIVEIGQPSLIIAIEPLNIELKGQQPPVIDLETINQAKAQHLPFTVTNSVKGDDNYYIIFTSGTTGKPKGVQISHDNLLSFTNWMIEDQEFSTPERPQMLAQPPYSFDLSVMYWAPTLALGGTLYALPKELVSDFKQLFTTITGLPVGIWTSTPSFVDMAMLSDDFCHDKMPQLTHFYFDGEELTVSTARKLMERFPDAIIVNAYGPTEATVALSAIRITKEMVEAGARLPIGYTKLDSPTYILDEDLNEVANGESGEIIVTGPAVSKGYLNNPEKTKEAFFTYNGQPAYHTGDLGYFTKENILCYGGRLDFQIKYGGYRIELEDVSQQLKQSPYVDTAVAVPRYNAEHKVQNLLAFVILKDGVRQQFERDIDVTKAIKESLKDSMMSYMMPSKFIYRQALPMTQNGKTDIKTLINEVNNR, encoded by the coding sequence ATGATTAAAGATATGATTGAGAGAATTGAAGAACTTGCAGTCCTTCAGAAAGATTATCCCGTTTATAATTGCATGGGGGAATGCCACACTTATGGAGACCTCAAACGAGACTCTGATAGTATTGCAAACTATATTAGTCAAATGCAATTAGAAGCTGGTTCACCGGTGTTGGTATTTGGAGCACAAACCTATGATATGATTGCAACCTTTGTTGCTTTAACAAAAGCGGGACATGCTTATATACCAGTGGATGTTCATTCTGCTCCAGAACGTGTGAGTGATATTGTTGAGATTGGGCAACCGAGTCTTATCATTGCTATTGAACCACTAAACATTGAACTTAAAGGTCAACAGCCTCCTGTTATCGATTTAGAGACCATTAATCAAGCCAAAGCTCAACACTTACCTTTTACCGTAACTAATTCTGTCAAAGGAGATGATAATTATTATATTATCTTTACTTCAGGAACGACAGGTAAGCCAAAAGGTGTTCAAATATCGCACGATAACTTATTAAGTTTTACCAATTGGATGATTGAAGATCAAGAGTTTTCTACTCCTGAACGACCACAAATGTTGGCTCAACCACCCTATTCATTTGATCTATCAGTGATGTACTGGGCACCGACTTTAGCTTTGGGAGGCACCTTATATGCTTTACCTAAAGAATTGGTCTCAGATTTTAAACAACTCTTTACGACTATTACAGGCTTACCAGTAGGTATTTGGACATCCACACCGTCTTTTGTTGATATGGCTATGCTAAGTGACGATTTCTGTCATGACAAAATGCCACAACTAACCCATTTTTACTTTGATGGTGAAGAGTTAACTGTATCAACGGCTAGAAAGCTGATGGAACGCTTCCCTGATGCTATCATTGTTAATGCTTATGGTCCAACTGAAGCAACGGTAGCCCTATCGGCCATCCGCATTACTAAAGAAATGGTAGAAGCTGGGGCACGTTTACCAATTGGTTACACTAAGTTAGATTCACCGACTTATATCTTAGATGAAGATTTAAATGAAGTAGCAAATGGTGAGAGTGGTGAAATCATTGTTACGGGACCTGCAGTGTCAAAAGGCTACCTGAATAACCCTGAAAAAACCAAAGAAGCCTTCTTCACCTATAATGGTCAACCGGCTTATCATACTGGCGACCTAGGCTATTTTACTAAGGAGAATATCCTTTGTTATGGTGGTAGATTAGATTTCCAAATTAAATATGGTGGCTACCGAATTGAGTTAGAGGACGTTTCACAACAACTCAAACAGTCGCCATATGTAGATACAGCAGTTGCTGTTCCTCGCTACAATGCAGAGCATAAGGTACAAAATCTCTTAGCTTTTGTTATCCTCAAAGATGGAGTCCGTCAACAATTTGAGCGTGATATTGATGTTACAAAAGCTATTAAGGAATCTCTAAAAGATAGTATGATGTCTTATATGATGCCCTCTAAGTTTATCTATCGTCAAGCCTTGCCGATGACTCAAAATGGTAAGACTGATATTAAAACTTTGATAAACGAGGTGAATAATAGATGA
- the dltB gene encoding D-alanyl-lipoteichoic acid biosynthesis protein DltB, whose translation MIGVLEKIPYLDPYSNPIYFVYLILALLPIIIGLFYRRRLPLYEFLVTVAFILMMFGQDHTSQLKAFLIYVVWQTVCVFSYKWYRKRKDHFIVFALTLLLIILPLFFVKLSPFNLAHPNQSLFSFLGISYLTFKSVGMIMEMRDGILKEFTFREFLRFLIFLPTFSSGPIDRFRRFQEDYQNLPDKEQYLQMINKSVMYIMLGFLYKFIISYYLGSVSLPIVEAKTIATGGPFNIYLILVMYLYGLNLFFDFAGYSMFAIAISNLMGIKTPENFHLPFLAPNLKEFWNRWHMTLSFWFRDFVFMRLVHFLIKHKVFKNRNVTSGFAYLVNMTIMGFWHGITWYYVAYGVFHGTGLIITDAWIRKKKTINRNRKQKGLAPLFTSKAYHYLSIAVTFHIVMISLLLFSGFLDRFWIHPMRY comes from the coding sequence ATGATAGGAGTACTCGAAAAGATTCCTTATTTAGATCCCTATTCAAATCCTATATACTTTGTTTATTTAATTTTAGCCTTACTGCCTATTATCATTGGGCTCTTTTATCGTAGACGCCTCCCTTTATATGAATTCCTAGTAACGGTGGCCTTCATTTTGATGATGTTTGGTCAGGATCATACGAGTCAACTAAAAGCTTTTCTTATCTATGTTGTTTGGCAGACAGTTTGTGTTTTTAGTTATAAATGGTATAGAAAAAGAAAAGACCACTTCATTGTTTTTGCACTAACGTTATTGTTAATCATACTTCCTTTATTTTTTGTTAAATTGAGTCCATTTAACCTGGCTCATCCTAACCAATCACTCTTTAGTTTTTTAGGAATATCCTATCTCACTTTTAAAAGTGTTGGTATGATAATGGAGATGCGAGACGGTATTTTAAAGGAATTTACTTTTCGTGAATTTTTACGTTTCCTGATCTTTTTACCAACTTTTTCAAGTGGACCGATTGATCGCTTTAGACGTTTTCAAGAGGATTACCAAAATCTTCCCGACAAAGAGCAATATTTGCAAATGATAAATAAGTCTGTTATGTATATCATGCTTGGCTTTCTTTATAAATTTATCATTTCTTATTATTTGGGAAGTGTTTCTTTGCCAATTGTAGAAGCGAAAACGATTGCTACGGGTGGTCCATTCAATATATATCTTATTTTGGTTATGTACCTCTATGGCTTAAACCTCTTCTTTGATTTTGCTGGCTACTCTATGTTTGCAATTGCAATCTCAAATTTAATGGGAATTAAGACACCAGAAAACTTCCATCTGCCTTTCCTAGCTCCAAATTTAAAAGAATTTTGGAATAGATGGCATATGACATTATCATTCTGGTTTAGGGACTTTGTTTTTATGAGATTAGTACATTTCCTCATTAAGCATAAGGTCTTTAAAAACCGGAATGTTACCTCTGGTTTCGCCTATTTAGTTAACATGACAATTATGGGATTCTGGCATGGGATTACATGGTACTATGTTGCCTACGGTGTTTTTCATGGGACTGGCCTTATTATAACTGATGCCTGGATTCGTAAGAAGAAAACCATTAACCGTAACCGTAAGCAAAAAGGCTTAGCTCCATTATTTACAAGTAAAGCCTACCATTATCTATCTATTGCCGTAACTTTTCATATAGTAATGATTTCATTACTATTATTCTCAGGGTTTTTGGATCGTTTCTGGATCCACCCTATGCGTTATTAA
- the dltC gene encoding D-alanine--poly(phosphoribitol) ligase subunit DltC — translation MTIEETIIDAFDRLFMEDVSDMKDEDLFDAGVLDSLGTVELIVELESLFNIKVPISEFGREDWNTVSKIVEGVKELQNA, via the coding sequence ATGACTATTGAAGAAACAATTATTGATGCTTTTGACCGTCTCTTTATGGAAGATGTTTCAGATATGAAAGATGAAGATTTGTTTGATGCTGGGGTATTAGACAGCTTGGGAACAGTTGAACTCATTGTTGAGCTAGAGTCACTCTTTAATATCAAGGTGCCCATATCAGAATTTGGACGGGAGGATTGGAACACCGTTTCAAAAATTGTTGAGGGTGTAAAGGAACTTCAAAATGCTTAA
- the dltD gene encoding D-alanyl-lipoteichoic acid biosynthesis protein DltD translates to MLKKLAYILGPLVVALMLVLVTIFAFPSRLPHSLIAEKRSAVAITNDSFKNGSVKRQALDDPKHCFVPFFGSSEWSRMDSMHPSIIAEKYQRSYRPYLLGNRGSQSLVHYYGMQQITNNLKNKKAVFVISPQWFTPQGTNSGAVQNYLSKTQIYEFLLHANPKDTTSRFAAKRMLEMNPGVAKAKLLKKISLGQSLSFWDKYRLGLQYDISLREESLFSFLAKSKTFDTRIMPRVEGLPKKFSYDHLTELAIKRGEAATTNNPFGIKNSFYSKRIAPDLAKYRSFQRNYVYINSPEYNDFQLVLTEFAKQNTDVLFIIPPVNQLWAKYTGLNQDKYLDAVHKIKYQLNSQGFNQIADFSNKGGEPYFMEDTIHMGWNGWLAVDKVVQPFLEVDKNTNHYKLNPYFYSREWAKKPFVASKEDKNTKRVNTP, encoded by the coding sequence ATGCTTAAAAAATTAGCTTATATATTAGGGCCCTTGGTTGTGGCTTTAATGCTAGTTTTAGTTACAATATTTGCTTTTCCCAGTCGCTTACCACATTCACTGATAGCTGAAAAAAGAAGTGCCGTTGCAATTACAAATGATAGTTTTAAAAACGGCTCAGTAAAGCGTCAAGCCTTAGACGATCCTAAACATTGTTTTGTTCCTTTTTTTGGTTCTAGTGAATGGAGTCGAATGGATAGTATGCATCCATCGATTATTGCTGAAAAATATCAACGAAGCTATCGTCCATACCTGCTAGGTAATCGTGGATCACAATCATTGGTGCATTACTATGGTATGCAACAGATAACTAATAACCTGAAAAACAAAAAAGCAGTTTTTGTCATATCGCCCCAATGGTTTACACCTCAGGGAACTAATTCAGGTGCTGTTCAAAATTACCTTTCAAAAACTCAGATATATGAGTTTTTGCTACATGCGAACCCAAAAGATACCACTTCCCGCTTTGCTGCTAAACGCATGTTGGAAATGAATCCTGGTGTAGCAAAGGCTAAGTTATTAAAGAAAATTAGTTTAGGGCAATCATTGAGTTTCTGGGATAAATATAGGCTAGGACTACAGTATGATATCTCTTTGAGAGAAGAGTCCTTATTTTCATTCTTAGCTAAATCAAAAACATTTGATACTCGTATTATGCCACGTGTGGAAGGACTTCCAAAGAAATTTTCTTATGATCACTTAACAGAATTAGCTATTAAGCGCGGGGAAGCGGCTACCACTAACAACCCCTTTGGAATAAAAAATAGTTTTTATAGTAAACGAATTGCACCAGACCTTGCTAAATATCGGTCATTCCAGAGAAATTACGTCTATATTAATTCTCCAGAATACAATGATTTTCAACTAGTATTGACTGAGTTTGCTAAACAAAATACAGATGTTCTCTTCATTATCCCGCCAGTTAACCAACTCTGGGCTAAGTATACTGGGCTTAATCAGGATAAATATTTAGATGCAGTTCATAAAATAAAATATCAGTTAAACTCCCAAGGTTTTAACCAAATTGCCGACTTTTCAAATAAAGGTGGTGAGCCTTACTTTATGGAAGATACTATTCATATGGGCTGGAATGGTTGGTTAGCAGTTGATAAAGTGGTACAACCCTTTTTAGAGGTGGACAAAAATACTAACCACTATAAATTGAACCCTTACTTTTATTCAAGAGAATGGGCGAAAAAACCTTTTGTAGCCAGTAAAGAAGATAAAAATACAAAACGGGTAAACACTCCCTAA